GCAAAGTCGACCTTTACGCCTCGATGGCCTGCTTCATGCAGATGGCGGAAGTGGCCTATGAGATCAAGGACGGCGCGGATATCATCGTGGGGTCGGAAGAGGTTATACAGCTGCCCAGTTTTAATTTTGAGGATTTTTTCGCGCTGATGCTTAAAACTCCCGAAGCCTCCGCGTATAAAGCCGGCCTTTATCTTGTGGACACTTTTAAAGAGATGTACTCGAGGCCCGAGTATGCCGACATGCTTGAAAAGTCGAAGTACGGAACCCAGCTCTCGGCCATCAGACCCGATAAGCTTGCCGCTTTCGCCCGGAAAGCCAAAAACTGGGCCGCGCTTGCCATGGAAGTCAATGATACCGGGGCTTATAAAAAAGCGAAAGAGGGCCTGCTGCGCTTTGAGGTGGGAGACGAAGTAACGGACCCGGACAAGCAGATATCTTTTTACGGCGACCTCTACAATTTTGTGGAGCTCGTCAACATCAGCCTGAACACCTCCCTTCCAGGGGCAGGCAAATTCAGGGCGGCCGGAGAAGACCTCAAGAAATTCATAACCGACGAGCTTGTAATAAAAAATGTCTACCAGGGCAAAGACCGCACGGGCAAGGATTATTCCAACACCCACGGGATTTCCATAGATATTCCCGGAAAGCCCGGGACCCTGGTAGAATACAACGACACCTACGGCGAACTGGCCTTTGAAAAGGCGGCAGGCTGGCAGAAATTCATGAAGTATCTGGAAGCCCTGAAGTGATGACGGGACCGGCATACAAAACCTCTAATTTCAGCGCGGCATTCATGTTTCTGGGCGGCGCCCAGCGCAGGGCGCTGTCCGCTTTCTATGCTTACGCGAGAGCCGTTGACGATATAGCCGACGACCCCGCGCCTGATAAAAGCAAGAAACTCGCGGCGCTTGCCTCCTGGAAAATGGAAATAGAGGCGCTTTTTTCAGGAGAAGGAACCGGAACGATACAGGGTCTTAAAGAAGCTGTTTCGACTTTCCCTCTTAAAAAAGAACATTTTCTGCTGGTCCTTGAAGGCGTAAGCCGGGACCTTGATAAAACCGCCTATTCCACCATAGCCGAGCTTGAGAGCTATATGTATAAGGTAGCCTCAGCCGTAGGGCTGACCTGCCTTGCTATTTTCGGCTACGAAGATCAGAGGGCCGGAGAATATGCCGAAAACCTCGGCTATGCCGTACAGCTCACCAATATCATAAGGGACGCGAGGGAAGATGCGCTGGCCGGACGCTTTTATCTTCCCTCCGAGGACATGCGAAGATTCGGCTGCCGCGCGAATGACCTGCTTGATTTGAATTATCCCCCCAATTTTATAGAATTGATGAGCTTTGAAGCCGGCAGAGCCAGGGCTTATTACGCCAAAGCGCGCGCCCTGATAAATCCCGCCGGCAAAAAAAAACTGTTCAGCGCGTTCGTAATGGCGGCCGTTTATGAAACCCTGCTCGAAAAAATCACCGCATCGGGTTTCAGGGTAAAGCGGGGCAGGATACGCCTGAATAAATTTGAAAAAATGAAGGCGCTTTACAGGGCCTGGAGGAATTATGCTCAAATCTGATTCGTGGATACGCGAGAATTGCCTGAAAAACAAAATGATCTCCCCCTTTGTGGAAAAACTTGTGGCTAAAGGCCGCATTTCCTACGGGCTTTCCTCCTACGGTTACGATATTCGTGTGGCAAATGAGTATAAAGTTTTCACCGACGTGCATAACTGCGTGGTGGATCCCAAAGAATTCAACTCCAAATCTTTCGTGGATATCCGTGCTCCGTACTGCATAGTGCCGGCTCATTCCTTCGCGCTCTCGCGCTCCGTGGAATATTTCCGGATACCGCGCGGCGTTATCGGCCTCTGCATAGGCAAAAGCACTTACGCCCGCTGCGGAATAGTGGTGAACATCACCCCGCTTGAGCCGGAGTGGGAGGGGCACCTGACCCTTGAAATTTCAAATACCACTCCCCTGCCGGCGAAAATTTACTCGAACGAGGGGATAGCGCAGCTGATTTTCCTTGAGAGCGACAAGATATGCGAGATATCCTACAAGGACAGGAAAGGCAAATACCAGTCGCAGCGCGGCGTTACGCTTCCAAGGATAATTTCTGGAAAAAGGGGATAGAGGCTAGCGGTTAGAGGTTAGGGAAGGATCTCCTTATACCATATGCCACGACAGCAAATCTTTCCACTCTACCGAACCACTTTTAAGTTAACAAAAGGCTGAAACATGTCAACGGCCGGTAAAAAAATTATTTTTTTCTGCCTTGCGCCGGCTTGTCTGGCCGGGGCGGGATTGGTTTTTGCGGCTACTGGCCAAAAGCCGGCCAATCCTTCAGAGGTGCCGTTCCAAAGGCCGCTGGCCCACAAAGCGGCCCCGCTCAAGCGGGCAAAAGAGCTTCAAGCCGCCGGTCCTTCCGACAGTGCGCTTGATACGGCCATTGCGGCGCTTAAAAAAAACCCGTCAGATAAAGACCTTTACCTTCACACGCTTGAACTTTTACCCGAAACCCCGGTAAAAGCAGGCCCGCAGCAAGCCGGTGTCACAAAACAAACCATGGCTTTTAAAATCATCACCTTCCAGGTTCTGGAAAAAGATAAGGATTATTACGGTTATTACCTCGGCCTCTGCAAAATACATAGAAATGGAGGCGAAACCCAGGCAGCGCTGTCCAACTGCAGAAAAGCTATGGAGCTTGACGCAACGCCTTATCCGGTTTACCGCGAATTCGGCCTTACCTGGGCAAAAGCCGGAAATAAATCAAAAGCGGAAGAAATGCTTTCACAAGGCGTGGAATTATCCTCCGACAATTGCAAGGCTTACCTTAGCCGGGCCGCGGTCAGGGAACAATTCGGGGAAACAAAAACAGCCCTTGCGGATTACATTAAAGCCCTTGCCTTGCTTAAAAAAAATAAAAGCGCGGGGCAGGGGCTGGATACCGCGTTTATAAACGCAAAAATAAAAAAACTTTCGCAGCCGGCGCCTGGCCGGAAAATCGCGGGCTCGCAAAAACCGCAGGCCGTAAGCGCGCCTCCGTCCGGACAGCAGGTACGCACCGTCAGAGTATCCGCCGCGGACGCTGAAAAATGCGCGCGGACCTTCCGCTCCGAGCTTGCCGCCGGCAACCTTGAAGCGGCAGAGCGCTCAAGCGGCGCCTGTTTAAAACTCACCCCCTCAGACCCCGAACTGTGCAAGGACCGCGCCGGCCTGCTTATACGTCTTGGCCACTACGAAGACGCCGTGAAAGAATATAACAGGGCTGCGGAACTTTACAAAAACAGTCCGATGGCGGCTTTTTGCCTGGTTAAAAAGGCTGAAACTTTAATTAAGCTGGGCCGGGAAGCGGACGCGGAAAAAGCGTATGTAACCGCCCTTAAAACAAGTCCCGCTGATTTAACCGCCCTCAACGGTCTGGCCGGGATTTTTGAGACGCGGGGAGATTTAAAGTCGGCCTCCGGCGTTTATGAAAAAATACTTTCGGCCGAACCGGGCAACGCCAGGGCGCGCTCGCGCCTGGCTGAAATCGAGGCAGGGCTTACCCTCCCGGAACAGGCGCTTGCCGCGTTAAAAGAACGCCAGGCGGTTGATCTGAAAAAAACTTCGCCCGCTCCCGAAGACCTGAAATTGTTCAAGGATATTACGGTCGCCGAAAGGAACGGCGCCGTGGATTACCTTAAAATGAAGAACCACGCTTTAAACGGGCTGGTTCTGGAGAAACAAAGCGGGAAGGGCCCCAAACTTTTCTTGACTGGCGCCGGCTACAGGCTTTACCTTTCCTATTTATCCAGGGACGCGGTGGCTTTTTTTGAAGCCCAGCCGATGACGCTTAGAGACGTCTTCGCGCTGCGCGATAATTCGGGGGCGCCCCTTTTTGACAAAGCGGGCAAATTGACGGCGGAGGGCGACGCCGCGCTGCGCCTGGCCAAAAGCGGGAAGAAATCCTGGCTGCTGATATATGAAGCGGTTCCTGCAAGCCCGCAGGCCGAGAAGACGAACAAAGAAATTGAAGCCGCGCTTAAAGAGGGCTATCGCGAAATTTCGGAACCGGAATATCTCTGGCTCGCAAAAGCCACCACCTGCCCCGAAGAAACGCTGACGGAAGAGCCGACTGTCATCATGAAAATAATAAAAATGCCCACATACCGGAGATATTTTTTATGTTCTATCCCCGATACCAGCCTGTGCTCCATGAAGGGCACCACCAAGCTTGCCATATATATAGAGAATTACCGAAGAGGAGATACTCATATCCCTGAAGGCGAAACTTCCACGGCCTTTTTCGGCTCCGGCGCCATCAAACAACGGCACTTCTGCGAGAAAGGAAAGATCTGGATGGGAGATTAGGGCAGGCTTTTTAAGACTGGCGGGGGATCCGTATCTGCAGCAAAACAACACAAAGAGCGGGGTTTTTTTATTAAATTTTTTGAAGTTTTCCCCGCCGCCTTCTGAGTTCAGGAATTTCCGTATTTCATAACGTCAGCTTCGCAGTTCAGATATCCGGGCCAGGATTTCTATTCTTTGCTCCTGCGTTTCCGTCAGCACCAGGTAGGCGTAGTCGCCCATCACTTTACTGTCCATGGGCATGTGGAAAACTATTTCGCGGCCGTAGCACGCCAGCAGTTCCTCGTGAGACAACTGGTAGGGCCTGTCAAGAACCCTGGCCGCGTAGGTGCAGACCATATCGCGCGTGAACCGCGCGTCAGGTTTTTCCCCCGCGCACATCCGCGCGTAAAGGTCCCAGCAGTCGATCCCCTTTGAATGGTTGATCATGTCCATGGTCAGCACACCGGGAGGCCGCGCGTTGATCTCCAGGCCGAAGCAAGTGCCGTTCACCCGGAAGAATTCAATATGAAAAAAATTCTTTTTCAGGTCAAAAGCTTTTAATGCCGACAGGCCGGCCGCTTTCAGGTCCGCCGGTATTTCTTCCGCCCTCAGGTTGTGATAGCTGAGCGGATTTCCCTCCACCACCTCAAGGATGCCGTCATTGTAATGATGGCAGGTAAAAAACACAGGTTCCCCTGAAGCATCGGTAAAACCGTCGAATGAATACAGGTCCCTCCCGGGGTCCCCGATGAACATTTCCATGTAGTACGGGAACGCGGGATTACGGATATTAAAAAAATGTTCCGCCTCCTCCCTGTTACGTATCCGGTAGGTGTCGGAAGCTCCTACTCCCCGGTCCGGCTTGACAACGATATCCCGCCCCGATTTTTCAAAGAAGGCGAGCAGACTCTGAAGGTCCGTCACCATCGCGCCGTCCACCACCGCAACCCCCGCCTGCATGAAACGCCCCTTCATAAGCGATTTTCTGACCAGGCGGGCAAGTTCTGCCGGTTTGATGCCCGGGATGTCCAGGTCCCGCCGGAGGGCCGCGTCCAAGGGCAGCCACCACTCGTTGAAGGATTCCAGGTATTCCGGCGGTCCGTATTTGTTTTTAAGATACTCTACGGTTGCGCGTATGGGGGCATATTTTTCATCAATGATGGCCTCATTTCCGGCATAACAGGCAAGATCGGCCCGGCAATACTCGGCAAGGTCCGCTTTCAGCCCGTCGTCCACGGCCCCCCATTCGGCGTCTCCGACGCCTAACACGATGAAACCGTGCGCTTTGAGCCTGTTGATAAAAAAGCGCAGGCGCGGCGGGTATTGCGGGGAAATGACAATAAAAGTTTTCATGGGCTTAGGGAAAAAGGTACAAGGGCCTTTTTCTTAATCTTTAGTTCCCCCCTGCCTGAAGCTTTCGACCTCGTAAAAAAATTCACAACAAGCGATCCCCGCCGTCCATTTTATCTATAATACAAAAAGCGGGGCTTTTTTATTAAATTTTTTGAAGTTTTCCCCGCCGCCAGTGTTGAGCGGTGGAAGATTCAGGAGTCGGTCAATCGTCAACCGGGGCGTGTAAAAAAGGCACCTTTTCCCCACGGCTCCGGCGCCATCAAACAACGCCACTTCTGCGAGAAAGGAAAGATTGGGATGTGAGATTATGGCGGGGAATGACGCGAATGGTTGAGCAATGGCGTGAAAAAATAATTTTACACAATGGGGGGAAATTTGTTATCATAGTCCTACTATGATACAGAAAACTACTTTGCCCAGTGTGTCTGAAGTTGAAAAAACCAGAAAGTGGCATTTTTTTGACGCCGACGGCCAGATTCTTGGCAGGCTTGCGAGCAGAATTGCCATCCTTTTAATCGGCAAGCACAAACGGCTATATACCCCAAGCATGGACTGCGGAGACTTCGTTGTGGTCACCAACGCAGCCAAAGTAAAAGTAACCGGCAATAAGCTGGAGGATAAATTTTACTTCCGGCACTCCGGCTATGCCGGCGGCGCCAAGGTTATACCTTACAAACGGCAGATGGAAAATGATCCGACCAAGGTGCTGAACCTGGCCGTCCGGCGTATGCTTGACGATAACAGGCTCAGGGATCGGCGCATGAAGCGGCTTAATATTTTTGCCGCTGAACAAACACAGTTCCCGAACCCGGCGTTAAAAAGCGCCATAAGCCTTAAGCCATAGGCTTTGAGGAATTCCTTGCAGCATATGGCGTATAGCGTACGGCTTATGGCAGGTTGAACTAAAAAGGATATATTATGGAAAACAAAAATTTAATACTGGCCACCGGCAGAAGAAAAACTTCCGTGGCGCAGGTGCGTCTCATGCAGGGCGGCACAGGCAAAATGACCGTAAACTCAAAGGAGTTAAAAGATTATTTCGGCAACACCCCGCGGCTTGCGGCCGTTATAAGCTCCCCCTTTGACCTTGCCAAGGACCAGAAATTCGACTGTATAGTGAAGGTGCAGGGCGGCGGCGTTTCCAGTCAGGCCGGCGCGATACGCCACGGTATTTCACGCGCTATCGCGAGCCTTGGCCCAAGCTTCCGCTCCTCCATGAAAAAAGCGGGATTCCTTACCCGGGACTCGCGCATGGTGGAAAGAAAGAAATACGGCCAGCCCAAAGCGAGAAAGAGATTCCAGTTCTCCAAGAGGTAATACCTGCCTCTGGCCATCAGACGGTCTCGCGGAGTTTCTTCAAAACGCGGGGAGGTTTATCCTCCCCGCGTTTTTTTGTATCATTTAATAACTGCTCCGGCGGATAGGCAGTAGGTAGGAATAACTGCTTTAGGCCATAAGCTTATGGCAGCCTTTCTGCTTATGGCTTAAGGCCTACGGCATATGGCGCTTTTCAGCCTAAACGGCCTTGAGCGGCTGAAAAACCAATGATACACGCTTTGTTATTACGCTTCAGTAACCCGGGGCTTTACCAAGCCGCCGTTGCCCTGAAAGAATTGCGGAAACTTGTGTACTGCCTGGCGCAGAAAACGCCTGACCGGCGCAGAATCAACAGGGCAAAAACGCGGCTGCAGGATATACTTCAAAAAGCCGGGAACGGGCGCAGCAGCTCAAACGGCATCCGGCTCATCCGCGATATAGAACAGATACTATCTCTGGTTGAAAAGGGTTTCTCGGAAATCAGGGACTATAAGCTGGCGGGAAATCCGGAAATAGTCTGGTTCTTTGCCTTATATCTTTCCCTTTTGGACGCTCTTGGCGAAGCCTTCACAGGGCATTCTTTCGGGCAGGGTGAAGCCGCCGCCCGGGCTGGCAAGCTTATAGCGGCCGGCAGAAAGCAGCTTGGGCTTTTCAGGGCAGGCCGCTTATCAGCGGCGGATGATTTTTTGGGAAACCTGAAGCTTGCCACCCTGTACAGCGACTTTGACAAGTGGTTATACGAAGCGGAGAAGCTTTCAGAGAACATAATTTCAGCGCGCAACAAGCCCTGACTTAGGAGATAAAAAACATGAAAAAAGCAACCATGATAATACTCTGTTTCCTGATTTCAGCCGAAGTTGTAAACGCGAAAACAATTTCCATTTACCATACAAGCGACGTGCACGGCTGGTATTCGGCCAGGCCCGCTAAATGGGACAAGGAAAACTCCACCCGGACCATCGGCGGGTTCGCGGCCCTGTCTTCGCTTTTAAAAGCTGAAAAGAATCCTTACATTCTGCTTGATTCGGGCGATATGTTCCAGGGTACGCCGGAAGGGAATTTCACAAAAGGCATGGCCAGCATAATAATCATGAACCAACTGGGCTATACGGCGGCGCTCGTCGGCAACCATGATTATGACTACACCGAGGAGAATTTAAAAACGCTGGTATCAAGCGCCTCTTTTCCTGTGCTTGGCGCGAATGTCTATGTCAAGGCCACCGGGAAAAATGTCGACTATTTGAAACCCTACGCCATAATTGAAAAAGCGGGCGAGCGCATAGCGGTGCTCGGCATCGCCGGAGTGCACACCTCGCACTCCACTCTGCCGGCCAATGTCGCGCATCTGACGTTCGCCGACGAACCAGCCGAAACAGCCAGGTGGATGGAAGAGATCAGAAAGCAGAAGCCGGACGCCGTTATAGTGCTCGCGCACATCGGCATCGGCGATTTTGGCGGCAGGAAAATCGATCTTTCAACTGTAACGCTTACGGACGAAGAAACCGCTTACGGAACTATCCCGGTGGCAAGAGCCGCAAAAAACGCCGCTGTGGTCATAGGCGGGCATAATCACACCGGCCTGTTAAAGGGCTATTTCGACAAGCCCAGCTCCACTTTGGTGGCCGAAAGTTACTGGGGCCTTACGGATTTTACCAAAGTGGACTTGGACTTCGACGACGCCACAGGTAAATTTAAAGGCGCGAAAGCCGAACTTATCCCCCTTTGGACCGATAAAACGGGAGAGGACGCCGAGGTACTCAAAACCGTCAGCTCTTTAAGCGCGGAGGTTAACAAGGAAATGGACAAGGTGGTAAGCAAAACCGCCGTTGACCTTTCATTTTCCCAGGAAGGGCTTGATTCGCCCATAGGAAACTGGATGACCGACGCCATGCGCAGACAATCGGGCACTGATCTGGCTTTCCAGAACAGCCCGGGCATACGTGCCGGGTTTACCAAAGGATCCATAACGATGCGCGACATTTATCAGGTAATGCCTTTTGAAAATACCCTGGTAACCCTTACGATGACCGGCGCCCAGCTTTCAGAACTTTTCCTCGACAATCTGCACCACGGCAAAAGCTATCTGCAGGTTTCAGGACTAACGGTTAAATTCCACGAAGGCCCGGACGGCAAAACGACGGGACTGCGCCTTGAACAGAGCGGAAAAGAAATAAAGCCCGAGGATAAATTCAGCGTGGTCACGAACAATTATATGACCACCGGCGGCTCCGGCGGTAAAGTGTTCCTTAAAACCGGAAATATGCAGGATACCATGCGCCCCGTGCGCGAGGCGCTTGTAAAAGATTTGAAGGAAAACCCGGTTACGGCCCTGCCCGCGGGCGGCAGGATAACTAAATTCTAAAATGACCCTAAAAACTGCGGCGCTTTTGGGCCTTTTCCTTATTTTAGGCTCCTGTTCAAAAAAAGAAGAGGCGGTAATTTTCGTCACCGCGCGACTTGAAGGACGCATAAGCGCCGAGCCGGATTCCGCCCTTAAGGGAGCCTTGGCCGGAGGGGTGGCGGTTTTCAAAAACCTATACAAACTGGAAGGCAAGCCCAAACTCGCGCTGGATATGGGTAACTGGCTTTCAGAAACATCCGAAGGGCGGGTAATGGGCGCGCAAGCGGTGCTTGACTGCCTGGATGCCGTGCCCTACTCGGCCGCCGCCCCCGGCTACCGTGATTTGGCCCTTGCCCCCAGGGAACTTGAAAAGCTTTCAAAAACAGTCTCATTTCCGCTTCTGGCTTCAAATCTATACCTGAAAAACAACAGGAAGCCGGATTTTCTGCGCGGCTTCGCCCTGCTTGAAGCCGGCGGACACAAGATAGGCGTGTTTGCAATTAACGTTGCGGATCCGCAAAAGGCGAACCAGCCGAAAAATCTATTAAACTACCACCTGGAAAAAGAAAGCTACGAAATCGAAAAAGCACTTAAAGCATTGAAGGATGGCGGCGCCAAAATTACCGTGATGCTTTTAAACATCAACCCCAAAGCCTCCGCAAAACCGGAATTCTACCGTAAATTCCTTGAAAAACTCCCTAAAACAGACCTCATAATCACCGACGAACCTTCTTTAAAAAAGCCGTTCAAGGCAGGCAAGTCATGGGTGGTGCCTTCGGGCCTCGGCTCAAGCGCCGCGCGCATACGCTTGTACATTGATCCCGTCGCGGGGACGCTCACCGCCATAGACTGGGACCTGCTGCCGCTTGACAAAGCCAAATACGGAGAAGACCCGGCCGCCCTGGAGGTCGTTAACCGGCATTTACACTCGGTTACGCGCTACATGGAGCGGCGCATAGGCTTTCTGTCAACAGAACTTAAGCTGCGCGACGGAGGAAGATCGGCCATGGGTGATTTTGCCGCAGGCTGCATGAAACGCTGGGCCCATTCAAATGCAGCTTTGCTTGTAAATTCAGACCTGGCCGCCGGGATTTCCAGCGGGCCTGTTACCGTAGGAGATATCTACAGGGTTATGCCATACGACACCAGCGTGGTTTTTGTAAAAATACGCGGCGCCGAACTGGCAGACGCGCTGGAGGACAAGGTCCTCTCGGACATAAGCGTTTCCGGCCTTAAAATAATTGCGGGGGAAACCGGCATAAAAAGCGTTGAAACAGACTCAGGCCCGCTTGTGCCGGGCCATGTCTATCGTCTGGCGGTGCCGGATTCCATCGTAAACAACGCGGATTATCCCATTTTACCTAACGCCATGGAGTTCGCAAATTCAAAAAGATTTTTGCGGGAAATACTCGGCTGGTGTTTCTCGTTGCGAAAGATCTCGGCCCCCGAGCCTGAGGCGGAAATGCGGGACACGAACGGGGCGCGCGCCGAAGGCAGCGGACGCCATCCCGCGGAAGGGACGCCGCAGCGGCAGGCCAGCGTCCAGCCCCCGCCCGCTCCGGAGGCGGAAGGGCCGGCCATCGTAGGACAGGCAGGCGTCGTGGACACGGATAAGCCTGAAAATCACGGCACAAAAGGCACTGAATAAAATGTTTGCGGCTATAGGGGCTTTCTTTTCAAAATGGTTCGCGCGACTGCGCGCCTTCGCGATGTTGGCCGGCGCGTGGGGCGTACTTTTCAGCGTAATAACGCTTATCGGTTTCAAGGTCGGCTTTGAATACGACGACGGCCTGGTTTTTTCAACCCCGGCCTTTAAGAGCGCGCAGGGCTCCAAAGCCGAACCTTCGGCCACCCTCACCATAGCGCCGGCGCGCGACTTGCCCCTCTCTTTTAGCGCTGGAAAGCGCGCTGACGCGGAGTATATTTCGCCCGGCGGTTACGGTCTGGAAACAAAGGGGCGGGGATTGCCGGACGAAGATATAGCATCGGGCGCGGATTATTGGAACGCGGTAAACAGGGCGTATAAATATGAGCATATCAAGCCCATCCCCTGGTTGACGGCCTGGTTTTTCAAGGTCCTGGGATTTAAGGTGGAAATTTTCTGCGGCCGCGGGCAGGAAGGCTCAGACAGCCTTGAAAACTCCTGGAAAACCCTGGCCGATTATTTTCATTTCACCACGGACGAAAACAAAAAATATGAGCTGCTTGAACGAAGCCGTTTCATATTTTATTTCACACCGTCGGATGAAGGCGTAATACAGGCAAAAAAAGCCGGGGTGACGCCAGTGAGGATACGCAAAAACAAAAAGTCCTTAAATAACTGCTTATACAACCCCGGCGAATTCAGGGAACGCATACTGCCGCTGTCAGAGTT
This is a stretch of genomic DNA from Elusimicrobiota bacterium. It encodes these proteins:
- a CDS encoding squalene/phytoene synthase family protein, encoding MTGPAYKTSNFSAAFMFLGGAQRRALSAFYAYARAVDDIADDPAPDKSKKLAALASWKMEIEALFSGEGTGTIQGLKEAVSTFPLKKEHFLLVLEGVSRDLDKTAYSTIAELESYMYKVASAVGLTCLAIFGYEDQRAGEYAENLGYAVQLTNIIRDAREDALAGRFYLPSEDMRRFGCRANDLLDLNYPPNFIELMSFEAGRARAYYAKARALINPAGKKKLFSAFVMAAVYETLLEKITASGFRVKRGRIRLNKFEKMKALYRAWRNYAQI
- the dcd gene encoding dCTP deaminase, with protein sequence MMLKSDSWIRENCLKNKMISPFVEKLVAKGRISYGLSSYGYDIRVANEYKVFTDVHNCVVDPKEFNSKSFVDIRAPYCIVPAHSFALSRSVEYFRIPRGVIGLCIGKSTYARCGIVVNITPLEPEWEGHLTLEISNTTPLPAKIYSNEGIAQLIFLESDKICEISYKDRKGKYQSQRGVTLPRIISGKRG
- a CDS encoding bifunctional UDP-sugar hydrolase/5'-nucleotidase; the protein is MKKATMIILCFLISAEVVNAKTISIYHTSDVHGWYSARPAKWDKENSTRTIGGFAALSSLLKAEKNPYILLDSGDMFQGTPEGNFTKGMASIIIMNQLGYTAALVGNHDYDYTEENLKTLVSSASFPVLGANVYVKATGKNVDYLKPYAIIEKAGERIAVLGIAGVHTSHSTLPANVAHLTFADEPAETARWMEEIRKQKPDAVIVLAHIGIGDFGGRKIDLSTVTLTDEETAYGTIPVARAAKNAAVVIGGHNHTGLLKGYFDKPSSTLVAESYWGLTDFTKVDLDFDDATGKFKGAKAELIPLWTDKTGEDAEVLKTVSSLSAEVNKEMDKVVSKTAVDLSFSQEGLDSPIGNWMTDAMRRQSGTDLAFQNSPGIRAGFTKGSITMRDIYQVMPFENTLVTLTMTGAQLSELFLDNLHHGKSYLQVSGLTVKFHEGPDGKTTGLRLEQSGKEIKPEDKFSVVTNNYMTTGGSGGKVFLKTGNMQDTMRPVREALVKDLKENPVTALPAGGRITKF
- a CDS encoding tetratricopeptide repeat protein is translated as MSTAGKKIIFFCLAPACLAGAGLVFAATGQKPANPSEVPFQRPLAHKAAPLKRAKELQAAGPSDSALDTAIAALKKNPSDKDLYLHTLELLPETPVKAGPQQAGVTKQTMAFKIITFQVLEKDKDYYGYYLGLCKIHRNGGETQAALSNCRKAMELDATPYPVYREFGLTWAKAGNKSKAEEMLSQGVELSSDNCKAYLSRAAVREQFGETKTALADYIKALALLKKNKSAGQGLDTAFINAKIKKLSQPAPGRKIAGSQKPQAVSAPPSGQQVRTVRVSAADAEKCARTFRSELAAGNLEAAERSSGACLKLTPSDPELCKDRAGLLIRLGHYEDAVKEYNRAAELYKNSPMAAFCLVKKAETLIKLGREADAEKAYVTALKTSPADLTALNGLAGIFETRGDLKSASGVYEKILSAEPGNARARSRLAEIEAGLTLPEQALAALKERQAVDLKKTSPAPEDLKLFKDITVAERNGAVDYLKMKNHALNGLVLEKQSGKGPKLFLTGAGYRLYLSYLSRDAVAFFEAQPMTLRDVFALRDNSGAPLFDKAGKLTAEGDAALRLAKSGKKSWLLIYEAVPASPQAEKTNKEIEAALKEGYREISEPEYLWLAKATTCPEETLTEEPTVIMKIIKMPTYRRYFLCSIPDTSLCSMKGTTKLAIYIENYRRGDTHIPEGETSTAFFGSGAIKQRHFCEKGKIWMGD
- the rpsI gene encoding 30S ribosomal protein S9 codes for the protein MENKNLILATGRRKTSVAQVRLMQGGTGKMTVNSKELKDYFGNTPRLAAVISSPFDLAKDQKFDCIVKVQGGGVSSQAGAIRHGISRAIASLGPSFRSSMKKAGFLTRDSRMVERKKYGQPKARKRFQFSKR
- the rplM gene encoding 50S ribosomal protein L13; its protein translation is MIQKTTLPSVSEVEKTRKWHFFDADGQILGRLASRIAILLIGKHKRLYTPSMDCGDFVVVTNAAKVKVTGNKLEDKFYFRHSGYAGGAKVIPYKRQMENDPTKVLNLAVRRMLDDNRLRDRRMKRLNIFAAEQTQFPNPALKSAISLKP
- a CDS encoding clostripain-related cysteine peptidase — its product is MLKLAALLTALSGFVPPLSAALPSMSLPDGLPDFKLNSLNAAQISSSPAVSSYDPQAGKAKTENIKDWTIMVFMNGKSNIEPFALGDFNRFETVGSSDKVNIVVELGRSKGLENDTQADGDWDGVRRYLVVKDADKDHITSPVLMDLGRADMGDYKEVVSFVKWARGNYSSKRYMLIIWDHGWGWLDPKNFGANHVDDASTPSKSISHDFVTGNYIKTTDLGKIFKEAGKVDLYASMACFMQMAEVAYEIKDGADIIVGSEEVIQLPSFNFEDFFALMLKTPEASAYKAGLYLVDTFKEMYSRPEYADMLEKSKYGTQLSAIRPDKLAAFARKAKNWAALAMEVNDTGAYKKAKEGLLRFEVGDEVTDPDKQISFYGDLYNFVELVNISLNTSLPGAGKFRAAGEDLKKFITDELVIKNVYQGKDRTGKDYSNTHGISIDIPGKPGTLVEYNDTYGELAFEKAAGWQKFMKYLEALK
- a CDS encoding 5'-nucleotidase C-terminal domain-containing protein; translation: MTLKTAALLGLFLILGSCSKKEEAVIFVTARLEGRISAEPDSALKGALAGGVAVFKNLYKLEGKPKLALDMGNWLSETSEGRVMGAQAVLDCLDAVPYSAAAPGYRDLALAPRELEKLSKTVSFPLLASNLYLKNNRKPDFLRGFALLEAGGHKIGVFAINVADPQKANQPKNLLNYHLEKESYEIEKALKALKDGGAKITVMLLNINPKASAKPEFYRKFLEKLPKTDLIITDEPSLKKPFKAGKSWVVPSGLGSSAARIRLYIDPVAGTLTAIDWDLLPLDKAKYGEDPAALEVVNRHLHSVTRYMERRIGFLSTELKLRDGGRSAMGDFAAGCMKRWAHSNAALLVNSDLAAGISSGPVTVGDIYRVMPYDTSVVFVKIRGAELADALEDKVLSDISVSGLKIIAGETGIKSVETDSGPLVPGHVYRLAVPDSIVNNADYPILPNAMEFANSKRFLREILGWCFSLRKISAPEPEAEMRDTNGARAEGSGRHPAEGTPQRQASVQPPPAPEAEGPAIVGQAGVVDTDKPENHGTKGTE